Below is a genomic region from Jiangella gansuensis DSM 44835.
CCGGACTCGCGCAGGTGCACCCGGTTGAGAACCAGTCCGGCCATCGGCATCGCGTCGCGGGAGAGCCGGTCGACGAAGTAGGAGGCCTCGCGCAGCGCGTCCGGCTCTGGCGCGGCGACCACGATGAACGCGGTCTCGGGTCGCTTGAGCAGCGCGTACGTCTGGTCGGCCCGCTCCCGGAATCCGCCGAACATAGTGTCCAGCGCGTTGACGAAGGTGGACACGTCACGCAGCAGCTCACCGCCGAGGATCTTCGTGAGCGCGGACGTCACGACGTTGAAGCCGGCGTGCAGCAGCTTGAGGTAGGTGCGCCCGCCGGCCCGGGCGGTGCCGCCGAGTAGCCGGATCAGGCGGCCGTCGAGGAACGAGCCGAGGCGTTCAGGTGCGTCCAGGAAGTCCAGCGCGGATCGCGACGGCGGGGTGTCGACGACGATGAGGTCCCAGTCGGAGCGGGCCCGCAGCTGGCCGAGCTTCTCCATCGCCATGTACTCCTGCGTGCCGGCGAAGGAGGAGGAGAGCGCCTGGTAGAACGGGTTCGCCAGGATCTGGCGGGCCCGTTCGGGGGTGGCGTGCGTCTCCACCACCTCGTCGAAGGTCCGCTTCATGTCGAGCATCATCGCGTCGAGCGTGCCGCCCGCGGACGTGTCGACTCCGGAGACCGCGCGGGGGATGTTGTCCAACTCGGACAACCCCATGGACTGCGCGAGCCGGCGGGCCGGGTCGATGGTGAGCACGACGGCCTGCCGGCCCCGCTCGGCCGCGCGCAGCGCGAGTGCGGCCGCCGTCGTCGTCTTGCCGACGCCGCCGGAACCGCAGCAGACGACGATGCGGATGCGGCGGTCGTCGATGAGCCGGTCGGTGTCGAAGCCGACCGGCCGG
It encodes:
- a CDS encoding ArsA family ATPase translates to MNPAARGHRPVGFDTDRLIDDRRIRIVVCCGSGGVGKTTTAAALALRAAERGRQAVVLTIDPARRLAQSMGLSELDNIPRAVSGVDTSAGGTLDAMMLDMKRTFDEVVETHATPERARQILANPFYQALSSSFAGTQEYMAMEKLGQLRARSDWDLIVVDTPPSRSALDFLDAPERLGSFLDGRLIRLLGGTARAGGRTYLKLLHAGFNVVTSALTKILGGELLRDVSTFVNALDTMFGGFRERADQTYALLKRPETAFIVVAAPEPDALREASYFVDRLSRDAMPMAGLVLNRVHLRESGGIGAEQAVAAAERLEAAGSHELTASLLRLHAERLRLAARDERVGERFTTAHPEVPVTHVPALVGDVHDLDGLRRIGALFDTR